The following coding sequences lie in one Arachis ipaensis cultivar K30076 chromosome B03, Araip1.1, whole genome shotgun sequence genomic window:
- the LOC107633983 gene encoding uncharacterized protein LOC107633983: protein MRVELYDRGNTEFVVDEIAPTGGRIALTACRISLSARTCDCDYFQTLHYPCRHVLAACSYCRLDWRIYVDDVYRLTTIFNVYNISFSPPMADDLLPLYEGPQVIPDPGMMRATVGRPRTTRIRNSMDEPEPDKTKRCGMCRVPGHTRRQCPLRACASGPHEGTNA, encoded by the coding sequence ATGCGGGTTGAGCTATATGATAGAGGAAACACAGAGTTTGTTGTGGACGAGATTGCTCCGACGGGAGGGAGAATCGCTCTGACTGCATGTAGGATATCGCTTTCGGCCAGGACTTGTGACTGTGACTATTTTCAGACCCTCCATTACCCATGTCGTCATGTGCTTGCAGCTTGTTCGTATTGCAGACTGGATTGGAGGATTTACGTGGATGACGTGTATCGCTTGACAACCATCTTCAATGTTTATAACATAAGTTTCTCCCCTCCGATGGCAGACGACTTGCTTCCCTTGTACGAGGGTCCTCAAGTTATCCCAGACCCCGGCATGATGCGAGCGACCGTGGGTCGTCCTAGGACTACACGGATAAGAAACAGTATGGATGAGCCCGAACCGGACAAGACGAAGAGATGTGGTATGTGTAGGGTTCCAGGTCATACTAGGAGACAGTGTCCCCTTCGCGCATGTGCATCCGGTCCTCATGAAGGGACTAATGCATAG
- the LOC107633982 gene encoding uncharacterized protein LOC107633982, which produces MKVLQNAVSTTYGFKPSYRKVWMAKQKVIAQIYGDWEESYNIIPRWIIGVQMYMPGSIAVLRTSPVRSGNTVDESRVFFHRLFWTFPPCIEAFKYCKPLISIDGTHLYGKYGGTLLMAIAQDGNSNILPVAFGLVEGENTESWKFFLAHLRQHVTPQPGILVISDRHNAIKAALVAEDGGWLPLATYRAYCARHIAANFALNFKSKDARKILVNAAYAKSEQKHQYYM; this is translated from the coding sequence ATGAAAGTACTGCAAAATGCGGTGTCAACGACATATGGATTCAAGCCCAGCTACCGGAAGGTGTGGATGGCTAAGCAGAAGGTGATTGCACAGATTTATGGTGATTGGGAGGAATCTTACAACATAATTCCGAGGTGGATAATCGGGGTTCAGATGTACATGCCGGGCAGTATTGCAGTATTGCGCACTTCACCTGTAAGGTCTGGTAATACGGTTGATGAGTCGAGGGTGTTTTTTCATCGATTGTTTTGGACGTTTCCGCCATGCATTGAGGCATTCAAGTATTGCAAGCCACTGATATCCATTGACGGTacccatctgtatggcaagtaCGGCGGAACGTTACTCATGGCGATTGCACAAGATGGAAACTCGAACATACTCCCAGTGGCATTTGGACTTGTTGAGGGTGAGAACACTGAGTCATGGAAGTTCTTCCTTGCTCACCTTCGCCAACATGTGACCCCGCAACCCGGCATTCTAGTTATATCTGACCGCCACAATGCAATCAAGGCTGCGTTAGTTGCAGAAGACGGTGGGTGGCTCCCACTGGCCACCTATCGTGCATATTGTGCTAGGCACATAGCTGCTAATTTTGCGCTTAACTTTAAATCCAAGGATGCACGGAAGATTCTGGTGAACGCAGCCTATGCAAAGTCCGAACAGAAGCATCAATATTACATGTAG
- the LOC107631929 gene encoding glutathione S-transferase U17, protein MAKSEVKLLGAWPSPFVLRARIALNIKSVDYEFLEETFQPKSQLLLQSNPVYKKIPVLIHENKPICESLIIVQYVDDVWSSGGPSILPADPYDRAIARFWATYVDDKLFPAMKSIAGAKGEEERKRLIKEVEEGLALLEDAFKKITSKGNNKLFFGGDQIGYLDIAFGSLLGWLRVTEITNGVKLFDQVNTPGLVNWAERFSAHAAVKDVMPHTHKLLEFAKTLMTKLAPILTN, encoded by the exons ATGGcaaagagtgaggtgaagttgtTGGGTGCATGGCCAAGTCCATTTGTATTGAGGGCTAGGATTGCTCTTAACATAAAATCAGTGGATTATGAGTTCCTTGAAGAGACATTTCAACCCaaaagccaacttcttcttcaatCCAATCCTGTTTACAAGAAAATTCCTGTTCTTATTCATGAAAATAAACCTATCTGTGAGTCCTTGATCATTGTTCAGTATGTCGATGATGTCTGGTCCTCCGGCGGCCCTTCTATTCTTCCGGCGGATCCTTATGATCGCGCCATTGCTCGATTCTGGGCAACTTATGTTGATGACAAG TTGTTCCCAGCCATGAAATCCATTGCAGGAGCAAAAggagaggaagaaagaaagagattgATAAAGGAAGTGGAAGAAGGATTGGCACTACTAGAGGATGCATTTAAAAAGATCACCAGCAAAGgaaataacaaattattttttggtGGTGACCAAATTGGGTACCTTGATATTGCATTTGGTAGCTTATTGGGGTGGCTAAGGGTGACAGAGATAACCAATGGTGTGAAGTTGTTTGACCAAGTCAACACACCTGGTTTGGTCAATTGGGCTGAGAGGTTCTCTGCACATGCTGCTGTCAAAGATGTTATGCCTCACACTCATAAGCTTCTTGAGTTTGCTAAGACACTTATGACCAAACTGGCTCCTATTTTAACAAATTAG
- the LOC107631928 gene encoding glutathione S-transferase U17, producing the protein MTEKKNSNGEVKLLGAWPSPFVIRARIALNIKSVEYDFIEETFGKRSQLLLKSNPVNKQIPVLIHGHKCIAESMIIVQYIHEAWSSSGPPILPSLPYDRAIARFWLTYIDDKWFPPLKSIVLGLDTEPIEEKLEKVREGLALLEDAFNKISKGKDFFGGDQIGYLDIGFGSFLAWLKTVEVTEGVNLVHETTTPGLAKWLQKFCAHDAVKDVLPPIDKLIAFSKMLRANVDLVINPK; encoded by the exons ATGACAGAGAAGAAGAATAGTAATGGTGAGGTGAAGTTGTTGGGGGCATGGCCAAGCCCTTTTGTGATCAGAGCTCGCATAGCACTCAACATAAAATCAGTGGAATATGATTTTATTGAAGAGACTTTTGGGAAGAGAAGCCAGCTACTTCTAAAGTCCAACCCTGTCAACAAGCAAATCCCGGTTCTGATTCATGGTCACAAATGCATAGCTGAATCCATGATTATTGTTCAATATATCCATGAAGCTTGGTCCTCTTCAGGTCCTCCTATTCTTCCCTCTCTTCCTTATGATCGTGCCATCGCTAGATTTTGGCTTACTTATATTGATGATAAG TGGTTCCCGCCCTTGAAATCCATTGTGTTGGGACTAGACACAGAGCCCATAGAGGAAAAGTTGGAAAAAGTAAGAGAAGGGTTGGCATTGTTAGAGGATGCATTCAACAAAATAAGCAAAGGAAAAGATTTCTTTGGAGGTGACCAAATTGGGTACTTGGATATTGGGTTTGGAAGCTTCTTGGCATGGCTGAAGACGGTGGAGGTGACTGAAGGTGTGaacttggtgcatgaaaccaCCACTCCTGGCTTGGCTAAGTGGCTTCAAAAGTTTTGTGCACATGATGCTGTTAAGGATGTTCTGCCACCCATTGACAAGCTTATTGCCTTTTCTAAGATGCTAAGGGCCAATGTGGATCTTGTCATTAATCCTAAGTAA
- the LOC107631927 gene encoding glutathione S-transferase U17: protein MGESEVKVIGKWSSPYAMRVKIALRIKSIEHEHFEETLNPKSDLLLKSNPVYARVPVLIHHGKPISESLIIVEYIDETWSNNNSPSILPSDPYDRAIARFWATYIDEKWFPSMKSIITVETEEEREPYYKVMEEVVERVEEAFGKCSKGKPFFGGDSVGFLDIAFGSFLGWLHVTESLYGRKVLVEAKAPSLVKWAERFADDPAVKGLIPDHDKLLEISKPLQIKWRALAAVGKKY, encoded by the exons ATGGGTGAGAGTGAGGTGAAGGTGATTGGAAAATGGTCAAGCCCTTATGCTATGAGGGTGAAGATTGCCCTCAGAATCAAGTCCATTGAACATGAACACTTTGAAGAGACCTTGAACCCCAAGAGTGATCTTCTTCTCAAGTCTAATCCTGTGTATGCCAGGGTCCCTGTTCTAATCCACCATGGCAAACCCATCTCTGAGTCTCTCATCATAGTTGAATACATTGATGAGACTTGGTCCAATAATAactctccttcaatccttcctTCTGATCCTTATGACAGAGCAATTGCTCGCTTTTGGGCCACTTATATAGATGAAAAG TGGTTTCCTTCCATGAAGAGCATTATAACTGTTGAAACAGAAGAAGAGAGGGAGCCATATTATAAGGTGATGGAAGAAGTGGTTGAGAGGGTGGAAGAGGCTTTTGGGAAGTGCAGCAAAGGGAAGCCCTTCTTTGGTGGGGATAGTGTTGGATTCCTTGACATTGCTTTTGGGAGCTTCTTAGGGTGGCTCCATGTCACAGAATCTTTGTATGGAAGGAAGGTTCTTGTTGAGGCAAAGGCTCCTTCTTTGGTGAAATGGGCTGAGAGATTTGCTGATGATCCTGCTGTGAAGGGGCTTATTCCTGATCATGACAAGCTTCTTGAGATTTCCAAGCCTCTTCAGATCAAATGG